The sequence ACATTTGCACTGACATAGATGCCCATCACCCGTCCTCGTTGCGAAACCGGAAACTCCTCCGCGGCGTAGGCCATGAGAATCGCTGTTACGCCGGGGATGAACAGGCCGCATATCGATCGCCAGAACAAAACGGTTGCAAACGAATCAGCGATCGACTGCATGACGCTTGGCAGCACCAGCAGTCCGCTTGACAGCAGGATCACTTTTTTTCGGTCCCAACGGTCAAACAAGGGAGCCATCAGCAAGGATGACAGCGCCAGCGCAAAAATCGTGGCGGAAATCACCAGGCTGGCGGTCGCGATCGATATCTGAAAATCTTCCGCCAATAACGGAAGCAACGGTTGCGGCGCATACAGCACCACAAACACATTGGTGGCCGCGAGAAACAGAATTAGCAATCGGTTCATCCATGCGTCCCCCAATCTCTATCTGAAAGTATACCAGAAAATTCCCTGGTCGCGACCGCAATTTGCAGACGACCGGGATACCGGAGTCGCTGTTGCCGGTCCCGTTCGCAAAATTTGTGGAAATGACCAACGGTACGGTGATCGACGCACCACTTCAATGAAATAAGTTGCAGTTTATTTGGAGGGAGTAATGTGAAAAAAATCGGTTGCCCTAGAGATGACGCCCATGCTGGGCGTACATGAAAATGGCGTGCAAACCGATGCCGGTTTCCACGCCATTTCACATCCCTACTTCACAAACCCCAGCAGCACTTCGCGGATTACCTTCGAGGCAACGATCTGCGACAGTTCGGACGGGTCGATGCCAGGCGCGACTTCGACGATGTCGAAGCCGACCACATTCAGCTCCGCTTCGGCGATCGCATGGATCGACTGCAGCAGTTCGAGCGATGTGATGCCGCCCGGTTCGGCCGTTCCGGTGCCGGGCGCGAACGCCGGGTCCAACACGTCGATATCGACCGTCACATAGACGGGACGCCCCTTCAGTTCCGGCAGCACTTTGCGCAGCGGCTCCAATACGGTGAATGGGTAAAAATGGGTGTTCTCCCGCCCCCACTGAAATTCTTCACGCGTGCCGGAGCGGATGCCAAACTGGTACACGTTTTGCGGGCCGATCAATCCGGCCGCCTTGCGAATCACGGCTGCATGGGAATATTCCTCACCCTCGTAATGCTCCCGCAGATCGGCGTGCGCGTCGATATGGATCAGCGCAAGCCCCGGATATTTTTTCGCGACTGCCTGGATCGGCCCCCACGTCACCAGATGTTCGCCGCCGATGCCCAGCGGGAACTTGCCGTCCGCCAAGATCTTCTCGACAAAATCGCGGATCTGCTTAACCGACCGCTGCGGATTGCCAAACGCCAGCGGA comes from Effusibacillus pohliae DSM 22757 and encodes:
- the speB gene encoding agmatinase, which encodes MKFDPAYNGNEFIGATQDYEAAQAVIYGMPMDWTVSFRSGTRLGPARVREVSIGLEEYSPYLDRHLEDVRYFDAGDIPLAFGNPQRSVKQIRDFVEKILADGKFPLGIGGEHLVTWGPIQAVAKKYPGLALIHIDAHADLREHYEGEEYSHAAVIRKAAGLIGPQNVYQFGIRSGTREEFQWGRENTHFYPFTVLEPLRKVLPELKGRPVYVTVDIDVLDPAFAPGTGTAEPGGITSLELLQSIHAIAEAELNVVGFDIVEVAPGIDPSELSQIVASKVIREVLLGFVK